The proteins below are encoded in one region of Oncorhynchus kisutch isolate 150728-3 linkage group LG14, Okis_V2, whole genome shotgun sequence:
- the LOC109903892 gene encoding 14-3-3 protein beta/alpha-1, whose product MDKTDLIQKAKLAEQAERYDDMAASMKEVTEQGGELSNEERNLLSVAYKNVVGARRSAWRVISSIGQKTEGSDKKLAMVNEYREKVEGELRDICNDVLELLNKYLIENSTNAESKVFYLKMKGDYYRYLAEVASGDDKTATIENSQEAYQQAFDISKKEMDPTHPIRLGLALNFSVFFYEILNSPEKACSLAKQAFDDAIAELDKLNEESYKDSTLIMQLLRDNLTLWTSDNAPEEGEGGEASEAGENEN is encoded by the exons atggaTAAAACGGATCTTATTCAGAAGGCCAAGTTGGCAGAGCAAGCCGAGCGCTACGATGACATGGCTGCCTCCATGAAGGAGGTAACGGAGCAGGGGGGCGAGCTGTCAAACGAGGAGAGGAACCTGCTATCTGTCGCATACAAGAACGTTGTCGGAGCACGGCGGTCGGCATGGAGGGTCATCTCCAGCATCGGACAGAAGACCGAGGGAAGCGACAAGAAGCTCGCAATGGTCAACGAATACCGGGAGAAAGTGGAGGGAGAGCTGAGAGATATCTGCAATGACGTACTG GAACTTCTGAATAAATATTTAATTGAGAACTCCACAAACGCCGAAAGCAAAGTCTTCTATCTTAAGATGAAGGGGGACTACTATAGATACCTTGCCGAAGTCGCCTCCGGGGATGACAAGACAG CGACCATAGAGAACTCTCAGGAGGCTTATCAGCAGGCGTTTGACATCAGCAAGAAGGAGATGGACCCCACGCATCCCATCCGCCTGGGCCTGGCCCTCAACTTCTCAGTCTTCTTCTACGAGATCCTCAACTCCCCAGAGAAGGCCTGCTCACTGGCCAAACAG GCATTTGACGACGCCATCGCAGAGCTGGACAAACTGAACGAGGAGTCCTACAAAGACAGCACTCTCATCATGCAGCTGCTCAGAGACAACCTGACA